The following proteins are co-located in the Sporolactobacillus pectinivorans genome:
- the glcD gene encoding glycolate oxidase subunit GlcD: protein MSAAKVKKKLSLLKEKLTSIVGEKNVDDSSSGRLVYSYDATPNYQAMPDFVVSPGNAEEVASVLKLCSETETPVYSRGSGTNLCADTCPVNGGIVLLLKRLDQILELDKENLTITVQPGVITKEISEMVEEEGLFYPPDPSSMKISTIGGNLSENSGGLRGLKYGVTRDYVMALQIALPNGELIRTGGKLTKDVAGYDLTRLFVGSEGTLGVITEATLKLIPKPESQKTILALYQDIEAAGRSVSTIIAHKMIPVTLEFLDQDTIKAVEDFTHIGLPTDVKAILLIVQDGPREIVERDIHSIAEICRSEDAVDVRLAASDEEAEKLATARRSALSALARLKPTTILEDATVPRSEIATMVRAISEIAEKYNVRISTFGHAGDGNLHPTCLTDARDQDEMRRVEEAFAEIFEKAIELGGTLTGEHGVGMTKAPYLEWKLGAAGIDVMRGIKQAVDPKGIMNQGKVFAEKTKERAVAAK, encoded by the coding sequence ATGTCTGCTGCAAAAGTAAAGAAGAAATTAAGTCTTTTGAAGGAAAAACTCACCTCTATTGTCGGTGAGAAAAATGTGGATGATTCATCAAGCGGACGGCTCGTATACTCATATGATGCCACTCCTAATTACCAGGCGATGCCCGATTTTGTCGTGTCACCGGGTAATGCAGAAGAAGTAGCATCTGTTCTGAAGCTTTGCAGTGAAACAGAAACACCTGTCTATTCGAGAGGTTCAGGAACCAATCTTTGCGCTGATACGTGCCCGGTGAATGGCGGCATTGTTCTTCTTTTAAAACGCCTGGATCAGATTCTTGAACTTGATAAAGAAAATCTGACGATTACGGTGCAGCCGGGCGTCATTACTAAAGAAATCAGCGAAATGGTTGAAGAAGAGGGTTTATTCTATCCTCCTGATCCGAGTTCCATGAAAATTTCGACGATTGGTGGAAATCTCAGCGAAAATTCTGGTGGCTTGCGAGGACTTAAGTACGGTGTCACGCGAGACTATGTGATGGCGCTTCAGATTGCGCTTCCAAACGGAGAACTGATCAGAACCGGCGGAAAACTGACAAAGGATGTCGCCGGCTATGATTTGACACGCCTGTTTGTCGGGTCGGAAGGAACGCTGGGCGTTATAACGGAGGCGACATTGAAACTGATTCCCAAGCCGGAATCACAGAAAACAATTCTTGCCCTATATCAGGATATCGAAGCGGCCGGACGCTCGGTTTCAACAATCATCGCGCATAAAATGATCCCGGTCACATTGGAGTTCCTTGACCAGGATACAATCAAGGCTGTTGAAGACTTTACACACATCGGCCTGCCGACAGATGTTAAAGCAATTCTTCTAATCGTGCAGGACGGGCCGCGGGAGATCGTTGAACGCGATATTCATAGTATTGCGGAGATCTGCCGCAGCGAGGATGCGGTGGATGTCCGGCTGGCAGCTTCCGATGAAGAAGCGGAAAAGCTGGCCACAGCCCGCCGGTCGGCATTAAGTGCGCTTGCCAGGCTGAAACCGACGACCATTCTGGAGGATGCCACTGTTCCACGCTCTGAAATTGCGACAATGGTTCGGGCGATCTCGGAAATAGCGGAGAAGTACAACGTCCGGATCTCAACATTCGGGCACGCCGGCGACGGCAATCTTCACCCAACCTGTTTGACTGATGCGCGCGATCAAGACGAAATGCGCCGTGTAGAAGAGGCGTTTGCGGAAATCTTTGAAAAGGCGATTGAACTGGGAGGTACCCTGACCGGGGAACACGGTGTGGGGATGACCAAGGCGCCTTATTTGGAATGGAAACTTGGTGCAGCAGGGATTGACGTGATGCGGGGCATCAAGCAGGCGGTTGACCCAAAAGGTATTATGAATCAAGGAAAAGTTTTTGCTGAAAAAACGAAGGAAAGGGCGGTGGCTGCAAAATGA
- a CDS encoding (Fe-S)-binding protein, which produces MTATEKKKIQHDFKEKMDYDELLNCMRCGFCLPSCPTYIETGHQEKYSPRGRIALMKGITDGIVEPDDDIAHSLDLCLGCRACEPVCPSGVQYGHLLEDARSILQEHKKESVPVKMLRKGIFNELFPHQNRLETATSLLGIYQRSGLPKVARKIGFMNLFPESMATMEKVLPEVPKRKEIRQRPRFFEHENEKKATVALFAGCLMDTMFFSTNNATIRLLQKAGCDVVIPENQLCCGALHGHSGELGKAKEMAKENIDAFEAADADYIITNAGGCGAFLIEYDHILADEPEWVERAKKFVSKLKDISAILVALDFQNRHRLKLPDQIVTYQDSCHLRNVMHTFSEPRLLLQSIEGVTYEEMEGADTCCGSAGDYNIVQPKMAMQILDHKMEKVEKTQAKTVVTANPGCLLEMKAGIERVGKTGEMRAVHIADLLLEALE; this is translated from the coding sequence ATGACTGCGACGGAGAAGAAGAAGATTCAGCACGATTTTAAAGAGAAAATGGATTACGATGAATTGCTGAACTGTATGCGCTGTGGCTTTTGCCTGCCTTCCTGCCCGACTTACATTGAAACCGGGCATCAGGAGAAATATTCCCCGCGTGGACGGATTGCACTGATGAAAGGGATCACTGACGGGATTGTCGAACCGGATGATGATATTGCTCACTCGCTTGACCTTTGCCTTGGCTGCCGGGCCTGTGAGCCGGTCTGCCCTTCAGGCGTACAATATGGCCACCTGCTGGAAGATGCCCGGAGTATTCTTCAGGAGCACAAGAAAGAATCTGTGCCGGTAAAAATGCTGAGAAAGGGCATTTTCAATGAACTGTTTCCGCATCAAAACCGGTTGGAAACGGCGACGAGCCTTCTTGGAATTTATCAGCGCAGCGGCCTGCCTAAAGTAGCCCGGAAAATCGGTTTTATGAATCTGTTTCCGGAAAGTATGGCGACGATGGAAAAAGTGCTTCCCGAAGTGCCGAAAAGAAAAGAAATCCGCCAGCGACCGCGTTTCTTTGAACACGAAAACGAGAAGAAAGCGACCGTCGCGTTATTTGCCGGCTGCCTGATGGATACAATGTTTTTTTCTACAAATAATGCGACCATACGGCTGCTGCAAAAAGCGGGATGTGACGTGGTTATTCCTGAAAATCAGCTGTGCTGCGGCGCACTCCACGGACATAGCGGCGAGCTCGGAAAAGCAAAAGAAATGGCGAAAGAGAATATTGATGCTTTTGAAGCAGCAGACGCGGATTATATTATTACAAATGCCGGAGGATGCGGCGCTTTTTTGATCGAATACGATCATATTCTGGCCGATGAACCGGAATGGGTTGAACGCGCAAAAAAATTTGTCTCAAAATTGAAAGATATTTCCGCCATTCTTGTTGCACTAGACTTTCAAAATAGGCATCGTCTGAAGCTTCCAGATCAAATTGTTACGTATCAGGATTCCTGCCATCTGCGCAATGTAATGCACACATTCAGCGAACCGAGGCTGCTGCTCCAGTCCATCGAGGGCGTGACCTATGAGGAAATGGAAGGCGCCGATACATGCTGCGGTTCAGCCGGTGACTATAACATTGTGCAGCCAAAGATGGCGATGCAGATTCTGGATCATAAGATGGAAAAAGTGGAGAAAACACAGGCGAAGACAGTGGTCACAGCAAATCCGGGCTGTCTGCTTGAGATGAAGGCTGGGATCGAACGTGTCGGAAAAACCGGTGAAATGCGGGCCGTTCACATTGCTGATTTGCTGCTCGAAGCACTGGAGTGA
- the copZ gene encoding copper chaperone CopZ, with protein sequence MAERTLEVKGMSCSHCKMAVSGALKGLNGVSDVAVDLSTGKVDVNYDESKVGFDQMKDAVEEQGYDVVK encoded by the coding sequence ATGGCGGAAAGAACACTGGAAGTTAAGGGAATGAGCTGTAGCCATTGCAAGATGGCAGTTTCCGGAGCATTGAAGGGCCTGAATGGTGTGTCCGACGTTGCTGTGGATCTCTCAACCGGCAAAGTCGATGTTAACTACGATGAATCCAAAGTAGGCTTTGATCAGATGAAAGATGCTGTTGAAGAACAGGGTTACGATGTTGTGAAATAA
- a CDS encoding metal-sensing transcriptional repressor produces the protein MQPEKSPAEPRTSAEKQKIVNRLKRVEGQIRGVQKMVEDDRYCVDILIQLSAAQAALQKIGFSVLERHTKSCVSQAIEEGHGSEQINELLKVLRQFYK, from the coding sequence ATGCAACCAGAAAAGTCTCCGGCGGAGCCGAGAACCTCAGCAGAAAAACAAAAGATCGTCAATCGGTTGAAACGGGTCGAAGGCCAGATCCGGGGTGTTCAGAAGATGGTAGAAGACGACCGCTATTGTGTTGATATATTAATTCAACTGTCGGCTGCTCAGGCGGCACTGCAAAAAATCGGGTTTTCTGTACTGGAACGCCATACAAAGTCATGCGTTTCACAGGCGATTGAAGAGGGACATGGAAGCGAACAGATTAACGAATTACTGAAGGTATTGCGTCAGTTTTATAAATAG
- a CDS encoding glycerol-3-phosphate dehydrogenase/oxidase, protein MSFSVLERSRYLEEMAARPLDLFIIGGGITGAGIALDATLRGLRVGLADMRDFAGGTSSRSTKLVHGGLRYLKQFEVKIVAEVGKERAIVYENAPHVTSPEKMLLPIYKNGTFGRLSTSMGLKLYDYLAGVKRSERRVMLSRKETLKKEPLLKKEGLKGSGYYVEYRTDDARLTIETMKEAVQRGALAVNYAKVESLIYDNSRRLTGVRVTDRLTRKSYSIFAKKIVNAAGPWVDTIREMDHSKRGKYLHLTKGVHIVIDGKRFPMEQSLYFDTTNGDKRMIFVIPRDGKVYAGTTDTTYTKYPIDPEPTAEDRDYILEAINGMFPSVHLMPQDVESSWAGVRPLIQEEGKSPSEISRKDEIFVSESGLISIAGGKLTGYRKMAERVVNEVTSELAAETGKAYPACQTIHAELSGGHFGGSAHYSDYVRQIVTEGVQLGLTEKEAKELAKKYGTNTGSVYELIRANRDEAEENHLPPPIYATVEYALIYEMAVSPVDYFTRRTGKTLFDIQWAEKWKQPVLDYMAHRLSWNGEQSEQYKRELEKSFAEAAIRKSQIDSKPVENI, encoded by the coding sequence ATGTCATTTTCAGTTTTGGAAAGAAGCCGCTATCTGGAAGAAATGGCCGCTCGGCCGCTCGACCTCTTCATTATCGGAGGCGGCATTACAGGAGCGGGTATTGCTCTCGATGCGACGCTGCGCGGCCTTCGCGTCGGCCTGGCCGATATGCGGGATTTCGCAGGCGGAACATCCAGCCGCTCAACCAAGCTGGTGCATGGAGGCCTGCGTTATCTGAAGCAATTTGAAGTTAAAATCGTTGCGGAAGTTGGCAAGGAACGGGCGATTGTTTATGAAAATGCACCGCATGTGACCAGTCCGGAAAAAATGCTGCTGCCTATTTATAAAAATGGGACATTCGGCAGGCTTTCAACATCCATGGGTCTCAAGCTATATGATTATCTGGCCGGTGTCAAACGGTCTGAACGCCGCGTGATGCTCAGCCGTAAAGAGACGCTTAAAAAAGAACCGCTTCTGAAAAAAGAAGGATTGAAAGGCAGCGGGTATTACGTCGAATATCGCACGGATGATGCACGTCTGACGATTGAAACGATGAAGGAGGCTGTTCAGCGTGGAGCGCTGGCCGTCAATTATGCTAAAGTTGAGAGCCTGATCTATGATAACAGCCGTCGCCTGACAGGTGTTCGGGTGACGGATCGGCTGACCCGGAAATCCTATAGTATTTTTGCCAAAAAAATTGTCAATGCTGCGGGACCATGGGTAGACACGATACGTGAGATGGATCATTCAAAGAGAGGCAAATATTTGCACCTGACAAAAGGGGTGCATATCGTGATTGATGGCAAACGCTTTCCTATGGAACAGTCGCTTTATTTCGATACGACTAACGGGGATAAGCGAATGATTTTTGTCATTCCCCGCGATGGAAAAGTCTACGCAGGCACGACTGATACAACATACACAAAATACCCGATTGATCCGGAACCGACCGCGGAAGACCGGGACTATATTCTTGAGGCTATCAACGGAATGTTCCCGAGTGTTCACCTGATGCCTCAGGATGTCGAATCCAGTTGGGCAGGTGTTCGTCCGCTGATTCAGGAAGAAGGGAAATCTCCTTCCGAGATCTCCCGGAAGGATGAAATCTTCGTATCGGAGTCGGGGCTGATTTCCATTGCGGGGGGGAAACTGACCGGTTATCGTAAAATGGCGGAGCGCGTCGTTAATGAAGTCACTTCCGAATTGGCCGCGGAAACGGGTAAGGCGTACCCCGCCTGCCAAACCATTCATGCCGAACTCTCCGGTGGTCACTTCGGCGGTTCCGCACACTATTCTGATTATGTACGGCAAATAGTTACCGAAGGCGTACAGCTTGGACTGACGGAAAAAGAAGCTAAAGAATTAGCCAAAAAATATGGCACGAATACCGGCAGCGTTTACGAACTGATCCGTGCGAACAGGGATGAAGCGGAAGAAAATCATTTGCCGCCTCCTATTTATGCGACAGTCGAATATGCCCTGATTTATGAAATGGCCGTTTCGCCGGTCGACTACTTTACCCGAAGAACGGGAAAAACCCTGTTTGACATCCAGTGGGCGGAAAAATGGAAACAGCCTGTTCTGGACTATATGGCACATCGTCTGTCGTGGAATGGAGAACAGTCCGAACAGTACAAACGAGAGCTCGAAAAATCATTTGCCGAAGCGGCGATCCGGAAGAGCCAGATCGACTCAAAACCGGTGGAAAATATTTGA
- the glpK gene encoding glycerol kinase GlpK, whose product MGRYILALDEGTTSVRAMIFDEKGRIVQTSQKEFTQFFPNPGWVEQDANEIWASILAVIADALSTSEIAPSDVAGIGITNQRETTVVWDRHTGHPIYHAIVWQSRQTDEICRELKEKGYEDLVRSKTGLLIDPYFAGTKVKWILDHVEGAREKAERGDLLFGTIDTWLIWKLSGGKVHVTDYTNASRTLMYNIYDLKWDDELLAMLDVPRVMLPEVHASSEIYAKTINYHFFGEEVPIAGVAGDQQSALFGQTCFEAGMVKNTYGTGCFMLMNTGEKAVESKSGLLTTIAWGLDGKITYALEGSIFVAGSAIQWLRDGLRMIRTSPESENYAIRVDSTEGVYLVPAFVGLGTPYWDTAARGAIFGLTRGTTKEHFIRATLESLAYQTKDVLNAMEKDSGITLSTLRADGGASMNDFLMQFQSDILGVPVERPTNSETTALGAAYLAGLAVGVWKNREEVAQIWELGKSYQAKMNAEKRSQLYSGWTKAVEAARAFKPVSQASSPVLDAD is encoded by the coding sequence ATGGGAAGATATATTTTAGCGTTGGATGAAGGGACGACCAGCGTTCGAGCGATGATCTTTGATGAAAAAGGACGTATCGTTCAGACTTCACAAAAAGAATTTACACAATTTTTTCCAAATCCGGGCTGGGTGGAACAGGATGCCAATGAAATCTGGGCTTCCATTCTGGCTGTTATTGCCGACGCGCTGTCCACAAGTGAGATCGCGCCCAGTGATGTGGCAGGAATCGGCATAACGAACCAGCGTGAAACAACGGTCGTCTGGGATCGGCACACCGGACACCCGATATATCATGCCATTGTCTGGCAATCACGCCAAACGGATGAAATATGTCGTGAACTGAAGGAAAAAGGTTATGAGGATTTGGTGCGCAGCAAGACCGGCCTGCTGATTGATCCTTATTTTGCAGGAACAAAGGTGAAATGGATCCTGGATCATGTAGAAGGTGCCCGTGAAAAAGCGGAAAGAGGTGATCTGCTGTTTGGAACAATTGATACTTGGCTGATCTGGAAGCTCTCCGGTGGCAAAGTTCATGTCACAGATTATACGAACGCTTCGCGGACATTGATGTACAACATTTATGACCTTAAGTGGGACGATGAACTGCTCGCCATGCTGGATGTACCGAGGGTGATGCTTCCTGAAGTGCACGCATCTTCTGAGATCTACGCGAAAACAATTAATTATCACTTTTTCGGTGAAGAAGTGCCGATTGCCGGTGTAGCAGGCGATCAGCAATCGGCATTGTTCGGTCAGACTTGCTTTGAGGCAGGAATGGTCAAGAATACGTATGGAACAGGATGCTTTATGCTGATGAATACAGGGGAAAAGGCTGTTGAATCCAAGAGCGGGCTTCTGACGACCATCGCCTGGGGACTCGATGGGAAAATCACTTATGCGCTGGAGGGCAGTATCTTTGTGGCCGGTTCCGCGATTCAATGGCTTCGTGACGGGCTGCGCATGATCAGAACTTCTCCGGAAAGTGAAAATTATGCGATCCGTGTGGACTCAACGGAAGGTGTCTATCTTGTCCCCGCTTTTGTCGGGCTAGGCACACCATACTGGGATACGGCTGCTCGCGGCGCCATTTTCGGTTTGACGCGGGGAACGACAAAAGAGCACTTTATCCGGGCAACACTTGAGTCGCTGGCCTATCAGACGAAAGATGTTCTGAACGCAATGGAAAAAGATTCGGGCATTACTTTGAGCACACTCCGCGCGGATGGCGGTGCGTCAATGAATGACTTTCTGATGCAGTTTCAGAGCGACATCCTTGGTGTTCCAGTCGAACGGCCAACGAACAGCGAGACAACTGCGCTTGGTGCGGCGTATCTTGCCGGTCTTGCAGTGGGTGTCTGGAAAAACAGGGAAGAAGTGGCTCAGATATGGGAACTTGGAAAATCATATCAGGCAAAGATGAATGCTGAAAAAAGATCCCAGCTCTATTCAGGATGGACGAAAGCTGTAGAGGCAGCACGCGCGTTTAAACCGGTATCCCAGGCATCCAGTCCGGTTCTGGATGCTGACTGA
- the aspA gene encoding aspartate ammonia-lyase: MANILMRMEHDLLGEKEVPADAYYGVQTLRAAENFPITGYSIHTELIKAIAMVKKAAALANVDANLLSPIVGRAIVHAADEMIEGKWNDEFIVDPIQGGAGTSINMNANEILANRALELIGKQKGDYVSINPNNHVNKSQSTNDVFPTATRMASIKMLRRLQRTMRDMLSAFQKKAKAFDSIVKIGRTHLQDAVPIRLGQEFAAYVHVLERDIRRIAESERQLHKISLGATAVGTGLNANTEYRKKVMEHLAGISGLELERAEDLVDATQNTDAYTEVSSALKICMINMSKIASDLRLMASGPKAGLGEIVLPERQPGSSIMPGKINPVMAEVINQVAFQVIGNDHTISMASEAGQFELNVMEPVLVFNLLQSIDIMHHAFSAFTAHCLIGITANTETLKKYVDQSVGVATALSPYIGYEEAGSIAREALSTGKTVRELCLGRHLFSEEKLSQVLDPYEMTKPGIAAEGLARGESSWKQINQESGQKDQ, translated from the coding sequence ATGGCAAACATCCTGATGAGAATGGAACATGATCTGCTGGGCGAGAAAGAAGTCCCGGCCGATGCGTATTATGGGGTGCAGACACTGCGGGCGGCGGAGAACTTTCCAATTACGGGATACAGCATTCACACAGAATTGATCAAAGCGATAGCGATGGTTAAAAAAGCGGCGGCACTCGCCAACGTTGATGCGAACCTGCTTAGTCCGATTGTTGGCCGCGCCATTGTACATGCTGCGGACGAAATGATTGAAGGCAAGTGGAACGATGAGTTTATTGTCGATCCGATCCAGGGAGGTGCCGGGACCTCAATCAATATGAACGCTAATGAGATTCTGGCAAATAGGGCGCTTGAACTCATAGGGAAACAAAAGGGAGACTATGTTTCAATCAATCCAAATAATCACGTCAACAAGTCTCAATCCACAAATGACGTTTTTCCTACTGCAACCCGGATGGCTTCCATAAAAATGCTGCGCCGCCTGCAGCGCACAATGCGCGATATGCTCAGTGCTTTTCAGAAAAAAGCAAAAGCGTTTGATTCAATCGTCAAAATTGGCCGGACGCACCTTCAGGATGCCGTCCCGATCCGGCTCGGGCAGGAGTTCGCGGCTTACGTCCACGTACTTGAGCGGGATATCAGGCGAATTGCGGAATCAGAAAGACAGCTTCATAAGATCAGTCTGGGGGCTACAGCTGTAGGAACGGGATTAAATGCGAATACTGAATACAGGAAGAAGGTTATGGAACATCTGGCCGGAATCAGCGGGCTTGAGCTGGAAAGAGCGGAAGATCTCGTCGACGCGACGCAAAATACGGACGCGTATACTGAAGTTTCTTCCGCACTCAAAATTTGTATGATCAATATGTCGAAGATTGCCAGCGATCTTCGACTGATGGCTTCCGGGCCAAAAGCAGGACTGGGCGAAATCGTTCTTCCCGAGCGTCAGCCCGGCTCCTCAATAATGCCGGGGAAAATAAATCCGGTAATGGCTGAAGTAATTAATCAGGTCGCCTTTCAGGTGATCGGCAATGATCACACAATCTCGATGGCTTCTGAAGCCGGACAGTTTGAATTAAATGTCATGGAACCCGTTCTAGTTTTCAACCTGCTTCAATCCATTGACATCATGCATCACGCCTTTTCTGCCTTTACTGCGCATTGTCTCATTGGCATCACGGCTAACACTGAAACGTTAAAAAAATACGTTGATCAAAGCGTGGGGGTTGCGACAGCACTCAGTCCCTATATCGGTTATGAAGAGGCGGGCAGCATAGCACGGGAGGCCCTTTCCACAGGAAAAACGGTTCGTGAATTGTGCCTTGGGCGCCACCTTTTCTCTGAAGAGAAACTCAGTCAGGTCCTTGATCCTTATGAAATGACAAAACCGGGAATTGCGGCAGAAGGCTTGGCCAGGGGTGAGTCCTCATGGAAACAAATCAATCAGGAATCTGGTCAAAAGGATCAGTAG
- a CDS encoding Ger(x)C family spore germination protein, producing the protein MKIKRCSMMLSFLLLSGCVETDVIDDILMAESEGYDYIGNDKVVGTITMPNYAEGGVSGSGGGGLPSTAAMMNSASTITYDGRSLVEVLQKEGQKTITAGKLRLMLFNQAYLQHGLNKVLHFRNQDPEVGRDLFLAMVDGSCFDLLTGSYLTAIPISRYAYDLIFQNEQKNFPQTNLKSFFYNYYGYQTDPYMPIIKKEKQHLVITGVALLKHDKYAGRIAGENNVFIFKALMETFKYGFYDYEFKPGEHIALENVSSQIKYAAEAGNSPEPRITASLKIIGYIRQGNPLLTTLDYNTSIKKNLQKELESKMETMVSQFQEKRIDPLGLGDLVRSYTRNFNSSSWKDRYPNAHFRAHVTIDIAETGVSK; encoded by the coding sequence TTGAAGATTAAAAGGTGCAGCATGATGCTGAGCTTTCTGCTTCTCAGCGGCTGCGTAGAGACAGATGTTATTGACGACATCCTGATGGCTGAGTCGGAAGGCTATGACTACATTGGAAACGATAAAGTAGTGGGAACGATTACGATGCCGAACTATGCTGAAGGCGGAGTCAGCGGTTCCGGTGGTGGCGGCCTACCATCGACAGCCGCGATGATGAATTCGGCAAGCACCATCACGTACGACGGAAGATCCCTTGTTGAAGTACTTCAGAAAGAGGGCCAGAAAACGATCACCGCCGGCAAATTGAGACTGATGCTTTTCAATCAGGCATACTTGCAGCATGGTCTTAACAAAGTGCTTCATTTCAGGAACCAGGATCCCGAAGTCGGCCGCGATCTTTTTTTGGCGATGGTCGACGGAAGCTGTTTTGATTTACTGACAGGAAGTTATTTGACCGCAATCCCCATTTCACGGTACGCCTATGATTTGATTTTTCAAAATGAGCAAAAAAATTTTCCGCAGACCAATCTTAAGTCTTTTTTTTACAACTATTATGGCTATCAAACGGATCCGTATATGCCGATCATCAAAAAAGAAAAACAGCACCTCGTGATTACTGGCGTCGCGCTGCTCAAGCATGACAAATACGCCGGAAGGATTGCCGGTGAAAACAATGTCTTTATCTTTAAAGCGCTCATGGAAACCTTTAAGTATGGATTTTACGACTATGAATTCAAACCCGGCGAACATATTGCCCTGGAAAACGTCAGTTCACAAATCAAGTATGCTGCTGAAGCGGGCAACAGCCCCGAACCGAGAATTACAGCATCGCTAAAAATCATCGGTTATATACGCCAGGGAAATCCACTGCTCACCACTCTGGATTACAATACCAGCATTAAAAAAAATCTGCAAAAAGAACTTGAAAGCAAAATGGAAACGATGGTCAGCCAGTTTCAGGAAAAAAGAATTGATCCACTTGGCCTGGGCGATCTCGTCCGCAGCTACACTCGGAACTTTAACAGTTCGTCCTGGAAGGACCGTTATCCCAATGCTCACTTCCGGGCACATGTAACCATTGATATAGCCGAAACCGGGGTATCAAAATGA
- a CDS encoding GNAT family N-acetyltransferase: MEKTRMIKMNEEDFEPYMKKMVREYADEKQKAGTWPADEALKKAQEEIKRLLPDGYQTPGHYFLTLLNSSGEKIGLFWLNYALNEPSRRAFIYDFEIFEPYRNGGFGQSALDGLFEYCKTASLKEIRLHVFAHNDRAIHVYRKLGFRATDMMMTKQL, translated from the coding sequence ATGGAAAAAACCAGGATGATCAAAATGAACGAAGAAGATTTTGAACCCTACATGAAAAAAATGGTGCGGGAGTACGCCGATGAGAAGCAGAAAGCCGGTACGTGGCCAGCTGATGAAGCCCTGAAAAAAGCGCAAGAGGAAATAAAACGATTGCTGCCGGATGGATATCAGACACCAGGCCATTATTTCCTGACTTTACTGAATTCGTCTGGAGAAAAAATCGGCCTGTTCTGGCTGAATTACGCTCTAAATGAACCATCAAGAAGAGCCTTTATTTACGATTTCGAAATATTTGAGCCGTACCGGAACGGCGGATTCGGTCAATCCGCGCTGGACGGGCTATTTGAATACTGTAAAACTGCCAGCCTAAAAGAAATCAGGCTTCACGTCTTTGCACATAATGACCGTGCCATACATGTTTACCGAAAGCTTGGATTCCGGGCAACAGACATGATGATGACGAAACAACTTTGA
- a CDS encoding DUF402 domain-containing protein codes for MKLDKMKRKYADRRGWRRIVSSRTKGKSFMWPSFHGDAVLLHFDEIKAPMSVVYGGTRTKTVDQNYSWLQLFPCDPSEFVLTAMFDDRMQLVQCYFDIVNEKGRDKKGVLWFDDLYLDLILFPNHELFLVDEDELNEALDEDIITAAMQKKAWRTAHRLMRLIKRDPDFFLDLVRKMRATFSTK; via the coding sequence GTGAAACTGGATAAAATGAAAAGAAAATATGCCGACCGGCGTGGCTGGCGAAGGATCGTGTCCAGTCGGACAAAAGGAAAATCATTCATGTGGCCTTCCTTTCATGGTGACGCGGTCCTGCTGCATTTTGACGAAATCAAGGCACCGATGTCCGTCGTTTATGGAGGTACACGGACAAAAACAGTGGATCAGAATTATTCCTGGCTGCAGCTTTTTCCATGTGATCCTTCCGAATTTGTGCTGACAGCTATGTTCGACGACCGCATGCAATTAGTCCAGTGCTATTTTGACATCGTCAATGAGAAGGGACGGGATAAAAAGGGAGTCCTTTGGTTCGACGATCTGTATCTTGACTTGATTCTTTTTCCGAATCACGAACTTTTCCTCGTTGATGAGGATGAACTGAACGAAGCGCTGGATGAAGATATCATCACTGCTGCCATGCAAAAGAAGGCGTGGCGCACAGCCCATCGCCTGATGCGTTTAATCAAACGGGATCCCGATTTTTTTCTTGATCTCGTCCGCAAAATGCGTGCTACTTTTTCGACGAAATGA
- a CDS encoding cold-shock protein: MGFNRGPQEPVPEAETAVWTCTNESCSGWMRDAYSFDSHPKCPLCHSEMKKETRMLPVID; the protein is encoded by the coding sequence ATGGGATTTAATCGCGGCCCGCAAGAACCGGTTCCTGAAGCGGAGACTGCTGTCTGGACATGTACAAATGAGTCATGTTCCGGCTGGATGAGGGATGCTTACTCATTTGACAGTCATCCGAAATGCCCGCTTTGCCATTCTGAAATGAAAAAGGAAACGAGAATGCTCCCGGTCATAGACTGA